CTGTAAATAGCTTGCAGCTTCGAAATCTTTTTTGGAAGTTTTTCTTTTGAAATAATTCGTATCTGATGTTATTGCATAGTACAGTGCAGTTGCCAAATCCCTATTTGGAGTAATATCGAGTTCAAGTAAATATTTCGTTAAAATTGTAGCTGTTGCACCAATTTCAGGTAATATATCCATATATTTTGCAGCAATATCACTATCGTTGTGGTGATCAATTATTACAGATAGTTTTGAAGCTTCGACATCGATTGGAAGGGTTTTTGAACTTGAAGAATCCACTACTGCAATAGAACAGTATCTAGATAAGTTTATTTCATCAATTGGGTTTAATTTTATGCTGAGTAAATTTACCATAGCTTTGTTTTCGTCATAACCGATTTTTCCGCCGTATGCGATTTCTGAAGAAACACCCCATTTATCAAAAATAGTTTTCAATGCCATTGCACTTGCCATTGCATCTGGGTCGGGGTTTCTGTGCATCAATATTAAAAAAGGAGCCTTGTGATTTTCCTGTGATTCATCTTCTTTTTCGGAGAAATAATCATTAAAAGACTTTTTAGCGGCATTTGCTACCTCTTTTAATTCAGATAATTTTCTCCTCAATTTTGACTTTTCTATCTCGTTTACAGCATCTTTTGCAGCGCTTTCGAGAGGGTAAATTATTTTGTTTATATCTAAACCGTTGTAAAGTTCAGGGTATTTTATAATGCCCCTTACAATAAGGTAGGCTTTTGTATTCAATTCTGAAATTATTTCTACAATTTTCCTGTTTACTTCGTAGTCATTTGTAAGAACCAATATAGTATCTGCGTCCTTTACCTTAGCTCTTTCTAAAACATCTAATTCGGAAGCATCGCCAATCACATAGTTAAAATCCCCATTTTCAAGAGATTCAAAAACAGCTTCATTTTTATCTATCACGGTTACTTTATCAATATTTTTAGCGTTATTTACGACCTTACGCCCTAAAGAACCATAGCCTATGACTAAAATCATATTATGCCTCCGAAAGAGAAAATTATTAAGTTAAGTTAGATTTGAAAATTCCGAATAATAGTCCATAACTACATTTAACGTAATGGGTATATATTGTTGACGTTTCGTCATTTGTATAAATGTGGTTTAATGGCTTACATTCCCCAAAATATATTGTTTTCGATCTTCTGTTTCAATTCCATGTATCTTGAAAGGGCTTCTTTTTCATCCCCCCTCAATTCATCCTTAAATTCGTGGTGTAACTTCCTTGCCTCAGGTTCTGGCACTTCGACATACAGTATATCGTTTTCTTTTGCGTTTCTGCTGAGAACGATATTTCCATCAATTGAAACTGGAACTTGCATACCAACTTTTGCTTCTTTTATATTTTCCTGCTGGTTATCTCTCATTTCCTTAACATATCCAAGTTTTTTTCCATCTTCAGACATTATCGGACTTCCAATTTTTAAAGTACCGTAGAGGACTTCAACACCGCATACTGCAGGTTCTTTTTGTCTAAAAATACAGTTTGGAAGAATTTTAATCATTGCAGGTTTTGTCAATCTGTTTATCTCGTCAGATTTCAGTAATTCTTCCATTTCTTTTATCCAATCTTCGTATTCTTCGACTAATTTATAGATGATTTTTCCTTCGAGTAATTTAACATCTGATTTTTCAATTTCCACTTTTGCATCCGCAAGTACTTTTGTATTAAACGAAATTATAAGTCCATTTAACGGATTCGTTGAAGCGTATGATGAAGCTTCGATAACCTCTTTTTTAGAGATATCCCCAACTTCTGCTTTTTTGATTTTAGCCTTTACTTTTCGAAGTTCATTTGCAAGAGCTTCGAGGGAACCCATCGTGTCTGCTTTAATGATGATTCCTTCGTCATCAGTTAAAATGGTAAATTCCTCAACTTCCTGAAGAACTTCTTCTTTTGCAGCATCTACCTGATCTTTTGGAACAATCCTTAAAGGGCTTCCTGCAATAACGTTATCAAGATCAGGTGCAGATATTTTAACACCTGTTGCCGCAGAAATCTGTTTTGAAGGTTTAAATTTATCCTTTGGGTCCCTCATTTCATCAAGTTCTTTTGGCTTTAAAAGTGCCTTGATTTTTGTTACGAGCACACCGTCAGGATTTCCAACAACCAAAAAATCGCCCGTTTTTGCAATTCCGTCGTAAATTATTGCATCGATTGTTTTTCCAAGACCTTTTTCTTCTTTTAGTTCTAAAACTGTACCTTTTGCATAACCTTCAACATTTAAAGCCAGTTTTTGCTCTAAGAATTTCTGTGCTAACCCTGAAATAATAACGAGTAAATCTGGAATTCCTTCACCAGTCATTGCAGATACTGGAACTACATTTATTGTTTTTGTAGTATCTTTAACTCTTGAAAACAAATCTGCATCGAATCCAAGTTCATTTAAGTGTTTTATAACATTTTCATATAACCTTATTTCAAACTCAGTCATTGCATTTGGGTGCTGGTTTTTTTCGTTGAAATTTAAAATAAACGGACCTTCACTTGAATTCCAACCTGGAATCCGGTCTACTTTATTTGCAGCAACTACGAAAGGAGTTTTGCACTGTTTCAAAATATTTATTGCTTCGATTGTTTGTGGCTTGAATCCTTCATTTATATCCACAACAAGTATTGCAATATCTGCTAAAGCTCCGCCTCTTTTTCTCAATGAGGTAAATGCTTCGTGCCCGGGCGTATCGATAACTAAAATTCCAGGAATAGATAAATCTGCCTTAAATAATCCTAAAAGATCCTTTGAAACTTTTTTTATCGTGTTTATCGGTATCTCGCTTGCACCGATATGTTGGGTGATTCCTCCAGCCTCTCTCTGAGTAACCCTTGTTCTCCTAATTTTATCTAAAAGGGAAGTTTTTCCGTGATCAACGTGACCGAGAACACTCACAATTGGACATCTTAGTGCCATAAAAATCACCAGTTAATTTTAATTCCTAAAATCTGTGTTTCATCCAAGTACAAATTATAAAGTTGATAAAAATCCGAAACAGAAGTTAGTAATCTAAATATTATATAGTTTACGAACAAACCCGAAAATAAAAAATGGCCAAATATTGTTATTTAAAAATTATCTTCCAAAAAATAAATTTATTTCGCGTTCTGCACTTTCCACACTGTCAGATGCATGAATTATATTTGCTGGAGTGTAAAGCCCGAAATCACCACGAATAGTTCCAGGCTCTGCTTCACAAGGACAGGTGTTTCCAAGCATTTTTCTAACCGTTGAAACTGCCCTTTCCCCTTTAATAACCATTGCAACTATCCTTCCAGAAGTCATGAAATTAATCAATCTTTCGTAAAACTCCTTTCCTTTGTGTTCGCCATAATATTCTTCTGCCAGTTCCGGTGTAAGGGTTAGCATTCTCATTTCAACGATTTCAAAGCCCCTATCTTCAAATCTCTGAATTATCCTTCCAACAAGCTTTCTTTCAACAGTATCTGGTTTTAGTGCCACAAATGTTTTTTGAACTTCGTTTTCGCATGCCATAGTATCTCCTTGAACTTTTAACTTTAAAATATTCCTTAAAATAATATTTTAGATATAATTAATTATACGCGTAACTTTTAAAATAGTTAACACAAAAATCAGAAATATTGAAATAAAAGATAAAAACACCATATGTAAAAGCATTGATTAAGTTCATTAAAATCATAAAAATAAAACCGCACGGTGATTTAATGATAACAATAATTATGGGCAGTAAAAGTGATGTAAAAATTGCAGAAAAGGCAGTTCCTATTTTAAAAGAATTTGAAATCGATTACGAGGTAAGGGTAGCATCAGCACATAGAACCCCAGAATTGGTTGAAGAAATCGTTAAAAATTCAAAATCAAAAGTATTTATCGCAATTGCAGGGCTTGCAGCTCATTTGCCAGGGGTTGTTGCGGCAATGACTACAAAACCAGTTATTGCAGTTCCTGTTGAAAGTAAACTGGATGGACTTGATGCATTATTAAGCGCTGTTCAGATGCCGCCAGGAATTCCTGCTGCTTGCGTTGGAATTGATAGGGGGGAAAATGCCGCAATTTTAGCTGCTGAAATGTTATCAATTTCTGATGAACGAATTGAAAAAAAATTAGCTGAATTTAGAGAAAAAAAGAAAGAAAAAATATTTTCAGATGATTTAGAAGTTTCATCAATTTTTAAAAACTAAATTAGAATTCTACGTAAATATCTTTTCCTTTTTTCATTGCATTTGCTAAATCCTTTCCGATTGCAGTTTTTTTACTGATATTTACAGTACCGTTTGAACTGACTGTTGCAGAGCATGCGTATTCTCCTTCGATGTAAATCTTGATATTTGCACCGATATAATCCTCGCCAAGTTCAACAATAACATGTTTTCCCGTTTGGGTCAGTTTTGTACTTTCATAGTCGTTTATAAACTCGTAAGTTTCGAATTCTTTTTCATGTTCTGCAGATTCGCTCTTTTCCCTGACACTTATTCGTAAACCCGTTATCTCTTCAAGTTTTGAGATTTCTTTTCCGCCCTTTCCAATTATTGCAGGAATGAACTTTTCCAAAACTTTTACTTCGACCGTGTTGTTGTTTACGACTTTGATATCAGGTCTTGACTTTTTTGGAAGGTGTTTTTTCAAAACTTCTGAAATTTTTTCTTCTGCGTATGCCAAAACAGGGCTTTTGGTCTCTGCTGTTTCTTTTATAGGCATTACGACGACCTGCTCCCCGTAAGTATATATTTCGTATTCTGGTGATTTCGTTAAAAAGTCGACTACTTCAATTACAGGTCTTGCCAGATCTGCTTCTTTCATTCCGTGCGGTACTTTAACATTAAATTCCACTTCGTAAACTTTTCCAATCTTACCATTTTCAATGAAAATTACGGTATCTACAATTTGTGGAATTATTCCAAGTTCAACTCTTCCAATAAGTCTTTGAATTGAATCTATTGCTTTTGAAGCGTGAACTACTCCGACCATTCCAACTCCAGCCATCCTCATGTCTGCAAATATCTCAAAATCCTTTGTTTTACGAACTTCATCGTATATCGTGTAGTCAGGCCTTACTAAAAGCAGAATATCGCAAGTTTTTTCCATGCTTCCTTCAAGTGGCGCATACTGAGTTATTTCAGCTCCAACTTGCAAATCTCTTGGACTTTCCATCGTTTTTACGATTTTATCCATATTTTTGTATCTTTCAGCCAGTGCAGAAACAAACGTGGATTTACCACTTCCCGGAGCCCCTGAAACAAAAATACCTTCCGCGGTATTCAATCGCAATTTTAAATCTTCAGAAAGGTTGTAATCCTCCAAAGACACTTTTGTAATCGGTCTTACGGCAGTAACCTCTAAAGCTTCTGAAAAAGGAGGCCTTGCAATTGAAATCCTCAAATTTCCAAGCTGGATTACCGTTGCACCCCTTCGTTCAATTTCGATTAAACCGTGATTTTGCTCAGTATATTTTAAAATATTATCAATTATTACTTTTATTTCAGCCCTATTCATTATTTCATCTGCAAATGGAATTAATTTAACTTTTCCGGGCCTTCCTTTTTTAACATAAGGTAAACAATTCTCTTTTAAGTGAACCGAACTTGTAATTTCGTCAAAATATTCAATTAATTTTAAATCTACCTTTTCCTCATGAACTTTCAAGAAGTGTGCATTGATATTTTGAGCGATTGCCAGATTATACTGGATCCGATCACTTGTAAAAAGTATTGAATTTGTATCTTTTGCAACTTTTCTAATTATTGCATCTATTTCTCCGCCCCTTGCAAGTGAAACCGCTTCAATTGAGGGCCTTTCCCCATAATATTCAATTACGATATCTTTTTCTTTTGCAACACTGACAAGCTTTTTTAATTCCTCGATTCCAAAATATCCAATTTCTCGCCCTTTATTTGCCTGTGCTTCCAATTCTGAAATTACTGCTTCTGGAACTATTATTGTGCATTTTTCGATTGTTCCGTCAGATATTAATTCAGTAATCCTCCCATCAATAACCACGCAAGTGTCTACTGTGATATTACATTCCTTAAACTTCATATTCTCATTTAAATTTTGATTAAACCCTTCGACAGACATAGTCTCACCATAAAAACGATAAAAAATATTTAAATTTTAAAAAATAATTTAAATTAAGTATTAATCTAATTTATTTCCAACAACAGTAAATTTTCCAGTATTTAAATCAATTTTATTATGGAAACAGGACATATAACCTTCGTGGCATGCCCATCCAGTTTGTTCAACGGTGAACAAAAGTGCATCGCCATCGCAGTCCCTAAATACATCTATTATTTTTTGAACATTTCCACTTTCTTCGCCTTTTCTCCAAAGTTTATTGCGGCTTGTAGAGTAGTAATGCATAAATCCTGTTTCGATTGATTTTTCCAACGATTCTTCGTTCATAAACGCAGTCATCAAAATATTTCGATCTTTATCGGTGGAAATCGCCAATAAAAGCTTCTTTCCATCGATATTTCTAAATTTCAAATCCATATTTTTTATAATTTCTTTCGTATCTAAATCCATTATTTTCCCAAACTTTGACTATTTTATTATTTCGTATCCCGAATTATTTGCTTTTGTAGAAATAATTTCACCTTCAATTCCGAATTTATCGAAAATTTCATTTGAAATTTCAGTTATTACCTCTTTATCCCCCAATGAATA
Above is a genomic segment from Methanococcus maripaludis containing:
- a CDS encoding PINc/VapC family ATPase; its protein translation is MSVEGFNQNLNENMKFKECNITVDTCVVIDGRITELISDGTIEKCTIIVPEAVISELEAQANKGREIGYFGIEELKKLVSVAKEKDIVIEYYGERPSIEAVSLARGGEIDAIIRKVAKDTNSILFTSDRIQYNLAIAQNINAHFLKVHEEKVDLKLIEYFDEITSSVHLKENCLPYVKKGRPGKVKLIPFADEIMNRAEIKVIIDNILKYTEQNHGLIEIERRGATVIQLGNLRISIARPPFSEALEVTAVRPITKVSLEDYNLSEDLKLRLNTAEGIFVSGAPGSGKSTFVSALAERYKNMDKIVKTMESPRDLQVGAEITQYAPLEGSMEKTCDILLLVRPDYTIYDEVRKTKDFEIFADMRMAGVGMVGVVHASKAIDSIQRLIGRVELGIIPQIVDTVIFIENGKIGKVYEVEFNVKVPHGMKEADLARPVIEVVDFLTKSPEYEIYTYGEQVVVMPIKETAETKSPVLAYAEEKISEVLKKHLPKKSRPDIKVVNNNTVEVKVLEKFIPAIIGKGGKEISKLEEITGLRISVREKSESAEHEKEFETYEFINDYESTKLTQTGKHVIVELGEDYIGANIKIYIEGEYACSATVSSNGTVNISKKTAIGKDLANAMKKGKDIYVEF
- the purE gene encoding 5-(carboxyamino)imidazole ribonucleotide mutase → MITIIMGSKSDVKIAEKAVPILKEFEIDYEVRVASAHRTPELVEEIVKNSKSKVFIAIAGLAAHLPGVVAAMTTKPVIAVPVESKLDGLDALLSAVQMPPGIPAACVGIDRGENAAILAAEMLSISDERIEKKLAEFREKKKEKIFSDDLEVSSIFKN
- the hisI gene encoding phosphoribosyl-AMP cyclohydrolase; protein product: MDLDTKEIIKNMDLKFRNIDGKKLLLAISTDKDRNILMTAFMNEESLEKSIETGFMHYYSTSRNKLWRKGEESGNVQKIIDVFRDCDGDALLFTVEQTGWACHEGYMSCFHNKIDLNTGKFTVVGNKLD
- a CDS encoding nucleoside-diphosphate kinase translates to MACENEVQKTFVALKPDTVERKLVGRIIQRFEDRGFEIVEMRMLTLTPELAEEYYGEHKGKEFYERLINFMTSGRIVAMVIKGERAVSTVRKMLGNTCPCEAEPGTIRGDFGLYTPANIIHASDSVESAEREINLFFGR
- the infB gene encoding translation initiation factor IF-2; protein product: MALRCPIVSVLGHVDHGKTSLLDKIRRTRVTQREAGGITQHIGASEIPINTIKKVSKDLLGLFKADLSIPGILVIDTPGHEAFTSLRKRGGALADIAILVVDINEGFKPQTIEAINILKQCKTPFVVAANKVDRIPGWNSSEGPFILNFNEKNQHPNAMTEFEIRLYENVIKHLNELGFDADLFSRVKDTTKTINVVPVSAMTGEGIPDLLVIISGLAQKFLEQKLALNVEGYAKGTVLELKEEKGLGKTIDAIIYDGIAKTGDFLVVGNPDGVLVTKIKALLKPKELDEMRDPKDKFKPSKQISAATGVKISAPDLDNVIAGSPLRIVPKDQVDAAKEEVLQEVEEFTILTDDEGIIIKADTMGSLEALANELRKVKAKIKKAEVGDISKKEVIEASSYASTNPLNGLIISFNTKVLADAKVEIEKSDVKLLEGKIIYKLVEEYEDWIKEMEELLKSDEINRLTKPAMIKILPNCIFRQKEPAVCGVEVLYGTLKIGSPIMSEDGKKLGYVKEMRDNQQENIKEAKVGMQVPVSIDGNIVLSRNAKENDILYVEVPEPEARKLHHEFKDELRGDEKEALSRYMELKQKIENNIFWGM
- a CDS encoding DHH family phosphoesterase; the protein is MILVIGYGSLGRKVVNNAKNIDKVTVIDKNEAVFESLENGDFNYVIGDASELDVLERAKVKDADTILVLTNDYEVNRKIVEIISELNTKAYLIVRGIIKYPELYNGLDINKIIYPLESAAKDAVNEIEKSKLRRKLSELKEVANAAKKSFNDYFSEKEDESQENHKAPFLILMHRNPDPDAMASAMALKTIFDKWGVSSEIAYGGKIGYDENKAMVNLLSIKLNPIDEINLSRYCSIAVVDSSSSKTLPIDVEASKLSVIIDHHNDSDIAAKYMDILPEIGATATILTKYLLELDITPNRDLATALYYAITSDTNYFKRKTSKKDFEAASYLQGLMDPKVLEMIENPDMDTETMEILGKAIMNRKIIKGNLALSYVGTLKNRDALPRAAEFLLKMEGINTTYIFGIAENEIHISSRTKDLRIDVGNIMKTAFGGGGHQSSAAASVELGIFQSVSDKQSLRKLVEEAIQAKIFETMGIEEEEPAGQD